Proteins encoded together in one Lathamus discolor isolate bLatDis1 chromosome 3, bLatDis1.hap1, whole genome shotgun sequence window:
- the FYB2 gene encoding FYN-binding protein 2 isoform X3, protein MDAEGVSDFRALRAKFQNDSNVTNKPVQPRKKPPPEAAPKPGSAGNAVPSPLPRSKRKEVILNPKNEDASLPSALTQSNPLVWPRAKLGYMKPAGHNEEHKGNISEKGLSSPKSGPGKHLPSCCTDQQGSAETAPESPSFPNSFHHALRIWENTLSHSEKANAMLPTQRASNLYVHPHLEQRATHAPAEASSSRIRPSGSKPVLDLLAQKKKDALLSSGQALPQAPGRHRTSDEADAETAVATAFCQQGYRASGEQPQRQKESKPQFCQPRAGKRSHSPGSEWPRIKPLPSAESLGPAPGKPARPPEFDLSAFRSAGPLAHRGNETTADEEDYLIPESAQLEEQQNYEEAPMYLNQSGDTTTLCVIEVPKAEPQEHKKQKAFLFAKSSPGRATIEDEKEGKASFEREEQEAKKIFKTGGNEYVSPTNRTKEDGGSGMKALQVKEDVTSTQTAKHPIPQGLAKDRAELLRYVYVGAPEPGIERTALDQNTWQSLQAPEDIYDDVEEMQDRLSHGSDASCPFTSASVSGNSYEETYEDVEIGSDNPAKVELFSISVPNLGAVSQEDMVYDDVEVGQREPREKDDKYKPWMPKFLMAKEDKDQRKSSGDAERNIFKVKKSSAEKSKKMGKEEKSFRETFMYDKEINVISTATAECSVSSQRRVDLPVTAGEQLEVIDVTEGNAVICRNSEGRYGYVLVEHLNFRQILLTESCSPRSIPEGLFVLPVSMRPHIDQLWSGDARVNKALFFTLLH, encoded by the exons ATGGATGCG GAAGGTGTGAGTGATTTCAGAGCCCTCCGAGCAAAATTTCAGAACGACTCCAATGTGACCAACAAGCCGGTGCAGCCACGCAAGAAGCCTCCCCCAGAGGCTGCACCCAAGCCAGGCTCTGCAGGGAACGCTGTGCCCAGCCCTCTTCCCCGGAGTAAGAGGAAAGAGGTAATACTAAACCCTAAGAATGAAGATGCCTCCCTACCCTCTGCACTCACCCAAAGCAACCCCTTGGTATGGCCTCGAGCCAAGCTGGGTTACATGAAGCCAGCAGGGCACAATGAAGAGCATAAAGGCAACATCTCAGAGAAAGGGCTGAGTTCTCCCAAGAGTGGTCCAGGGAAGCATCTGCCTTCCTGTTGCACTGACCAGCAAGGATCAGCCGAAACAGCTCCAGAGAGCCCTTCGTTCCCAAACTCTTTCCACCATGCCCTACGGATTTGGGAAAACACCTTATCCCACAGTGAGAAAGCTAATGCAATGCTCCCAACCCAACGGGCATCAAACTTGTATGTGCACCCTCACCTTGAGCAGCGGGCAACACATGCTCCTGCTGAGGCAAGCAGTAGTAGGATAAGACCTTCTGGAAGCAAGCCGGTGCTGGACTTGCTGGCCCAGAAGAAGAAGGATGCTCTGCTCAGCAGTGGGCAGGCTCTTCCCCAGGCTCCCGGGAGACACAGGACTTCTGATGAAGCAGATGCTGAGACTGCAGTGGCAACTGCATTCTGCCAGCAGGGTTATCGTGCATcaggagagcagcctcagcGTCAGAAAG AATCCAAGCCCCAGTTCTGCCAGCCCAGAGCAGGAAAACGGTCTCACAGCCCTGGGAGCGAGTGGCCAAGAATTAAACCTCTCCCTTCAGCTGAATCCCTTGGTCCTGCCCCTGGGAAGCCTGCAAGACCCCCAGAGTTTGACCTCAGTGCTTTCCGAAGCGCCGGGCCTTTGGCCCacagaggaaatgaaacaa ctGCTGATGAAGAGGATTACTTGATCCCTGAAAG TGCTCAActtgaagagcagcagaactATGAAGAAGCGCCAATGTACCTGAATCAGTCTGGGGACACCACAACCTTGTGTGTCATTGAAG TACCTAAGGCAGAACCTCAAGAACACAAG AAACAGAAGGCTTTTCTCTTTGCCAAATCCAG TCCTGGAAGAGCTACAATAGAGgatgaaaaagagggaaaagcaagttttgaaagagaggagcaggaagcaaagaaaattttCAAG ACAGGTGGAAATGAATATGTATCTCCCACTAACCGAACGAAGGAAGATGGTGGAAGTGGGATGAAGGCTCTGCAAGTGAAGGAGGATGTGACCAGTACCCAGACTGCAAAGCATCCTATCCCACAGGGGCTGGCAaaagacagagcagagctct TGCGTTACGTGTATGTTGGTGCTCCAGAGCCAGGGATAGAAAGAACAGCACTGGACCAAAACACTTGGCAGTCTCTGCAGGCACCAGAGGATATATATGATGATGTTGAAGAAATGCAAGATAGACT CAGCCATGGGTCGGATGCCTCATGTCCATTCACTTCAGCCAGCG TTTCAGGAAACAGCTATGAAGAAACATATGAAGATGTTGAGATTGGGAGTGATAATCCAGCAAAAGTGGA GTTGTTTTCCATTTCGGTACCAAATTTAG GGGCTGTTTCCCAGGAGGACATGGTGTATGATGATGTCGAGGTGGGGCAGAGAGAGCCAAG aGAGAAGGATGACAAGTACAAACCCTGGATGCCAAAATTTCTGATGGCGAAAGAGGATAAGgaccaaaggaaaagcagcGGCGATGCGGAAAG AAATATCTTCAAAGTCAAGAAAAGCAGTGCGGAAAAAAGCAAGAagatgggaaaagaagagaagtCTTTTAGAGAAACATTTATG taTGATAAGGAGATCAATGTCATcagcacagccactgctgaGTGCTCAGTCTCCAGTCAGAGAAGAGTTGATCTCCCAGTCACAGCTGGAGAACAGCTAGAAGTTATAGATGTCACAGAGGGCAATGCAGTGATTTGCCGCAATTCAGAGGGCAGAT ACGGGTATGTTCTAGTGGAGCACTTGAACTTCAG acAGATACTGCTAACTGAGAGCTGCTCTCCCAGGAGCATCCCTGAAGGTCTTTTTGTGCTTCCTGTGTCCATGAGACCCCACATTGATCAGCTGTGGAGTGGTGATGCACGTGtaaataaagctttattttttacaCTTTTACACTGA
- the FYB2 gene encoding FYN-binding protein 2 isoform X1 encodes MDAEGVSDFRALRAKFQNDSNVTNKPVQPRKKPPPEAAPKPGSAGNAVPSPLPRSKRKEVILNPKNEDASLPSALTQSNPLVWPRAKLGYMKPAGHNEEHKGNISEKGLSSPKSGPGKHLPSCCTDQQGSAETAPESPSFPNSFHHALRIWENTLSHSEKANAMLPTQRASNLYVHPHLEQRATHAPAEASSSRIRPSGSKPVLDLLAQKKKDALLSSGQALPQAPGRHRTSDEADAETAVATAFCQQGYRASGEQPQRQKESKPQFCQPRAGKRSHSPGSEWPRIKPLPSAESLGPAPGKPARPPEFDLSAFRSAGPLAHRGNETTADEEDYLIPESAQLEEQQNYEEAPMYLNQSGDTTTLCVIEVPKAEPQEHKKQKAFLFAKSSPGRATIEDEKEGKASFEREEQEAKKIFKTGGNEYVSPTNRTKEDGGSGMKALQVKEDVTSTQTAKHPIPQGLAKDRAELLRYVYVGAPEPGIERTALDQNTWQSLQAPEDIYDDVEEMQDRLSHGSDASCPFTSASVSGNSYEETYEDVEIGSDNPAKVETKKQKRFGNLFKIEKLKLKNTRFKENLKLFSISVPNLGAVSQEDMVYDDVEVGQREPREKDDKYKPWMPKFLMAKEDKDQRKSSGDAERNIFKVKKSSAEKSKKMGKEEKSFRETFMYDKEINVISTATAECSVSSQRRVDLPVTAGEQLEVIDVTEGNAVICRNSEGRYGYVLVEHLNFRQILLTESCSPRSIPEGLFVLPVSMRPHIDQLWSGDARVNKALFFTLLH; translated from the exons ATGGATGCG GAAGGTGTGAGTGATTTCAGAGCCCTCCGAGCAAAATTTCAGAACGACTCCAATGTGACCAACAAGCCGGTGCAGCCACGCAAGAAGCCTCCCCCAGAGGCTGCACCCAAGCCAGGCTCTGCAGGGAACGCTGTGCCCAGCCCTCTTCCCCGGAGTAAGAGGAAAGAGGTAATACTAAACCCTAAGAATGAAGATGCCTCCCTACCCTCTGCACTCACCCAAAGCAACCCCTTGGTATGGCCTCGAGCCAAGCTGGGTTACATGAAGCCAGCAGGGCACAATGAAGAGCATAAAGGCAACATCTCAGAGAAAGGGCTGAGTTCTCCCAAGAGTGGTCCAGGGAAGCATCTGCCTTCCTGTTGCACTGACCAGCAAGGATCAGCCGAAACAGCTCCAGAGAGCCCTTCGTTCCCAAACTCTTTCCACCATGCCCTACGGATTTGGGAAAACACCTTATCCCACAGTGAGAAAGCTAATGCAATGCTCCCAACCCAACGGGCATCAAACTTGTATGTGCACCCTCACCTTGAGCAGCGGGCAACACATGCTCCTGCTGAGGCAAGCAGTAGTAGGATAAGACCTTCTGGAAGCAAGCCGGTGCTGGACTTGCTGGCCCAGAAGAAGAAGGATGCTCTGCTCAGCAGTGGGCAGGCTCTTCCCCAGGCTCCCGGGAGACACAGGACTTCTGATGAAGCAGATGCTGAGACTGCAGTGGCAACTGCATTCTGCCAGCAGGGTTATCGTGCATcaggagagcagcctcagcGTCAGAAAG AATCCAAGCCCCAGTTCTGCCAGCCCAGAGCAGGAAAACGGTCTCACAGCCCTGGGAGCGAGTGGCCAAGAATTAAACCTCTCCCTTCAGCTGAATCCCTTGGTCCTGCCCCTGGGAAGCCTGCAAGACCCCCAGAGTTTGACCTCAGTGCTTTCCGAAGCGCCGGGCCTTTGGCCCacagaggaaatgaaacaa ctGCTGATGAAGAGGATTACTTGATCCCTGAAAG TGCTCAActtgaagagcagcagaactATGAAGAAGCGCCAATGTACCTGAATCAGTCTGGGGACACCACAACCTTGTGTGTCATTGAAG TACCTAAGGCAGAACCTCAAGAACACAAG AAACAGAAGGCTTTTCTCTTTGCCAAATCCAG TCCTGGAAGAGCTACAATAGAGgatgaaaaagagggaaaagcaagttttgaaagagaggagcaggaagcaaagaaaattttCAAG ACAGGTGGAAATGAATATGTATCTCCCACTAACCGAACGAAGGAAGATGGTGGAAGTGGGATGAAGGCTCTGCAAGTGAAGGAGGATGTGACCAGTACCCAGACTGCAAAGCATCCTATCCCACAGGGGCTGGCAaaagacagagcagagctct TGCGTTACGTGTATGTTGGTGCTCCAGAGCCAGGGATAGAAAGAACAGCACTGGACCAAAACACTTGGCAGTCTCTGCAGGCACCAGAGGATATATATGATGATGTTGAAGAAATGCAAGATAGACT CAGCCATGGGTCGGATGCCTCATGTCCATTCACTTCAGCCAGCG TTTCAGGAAACAGCTATGAAGAAACATATGAAGATGTTGAGATTGGGAGTGATAATCCAGCAAAAGTGGA aacaaaaaaacaaaagagatttGGAAACTTGTTTAAGATAGAAAAGTTGAAGCTGAAGAATACCAGGTTCAAGGAAAACTTAAA GTTGTTTTCCATTTCGGTACCAAATTTAG GGGCTGTTTCCCAGGAGGACATGGTGTATGATGATGTCGAGGTGGGGCAGAGAGAGCCAAG aGAGAAGGATGACAAGTACAAACCCTGGATGCCAAAATTTCTGATGGCGAAAGAGGATAAGgaccaaaggaaaagcagcGGCGATGCGGAAAG AAATATCTTCAAAGTCAAGAAAAGCAGTGCGGAAAAAAGCAAGAagatgggaaaagaagagaagtCTTTTAGAGAAACATTTATG taTGATAAGGAGATCAATGTCATcagcacagccactgctgaGTGCTCAGTCTCCAGTCAGAGAAGAGTTGATCTCCCAGTCACAGCTGGAGAACAGCTAGAAGTTATAGATGTCACAGAGGGCAATGCAGTGATTTGCCGCAATTCAGAGGGCAGAT ACGGGTATGTTCTAGTGGAGCACTTGAACTTCAG acAGATACTGCTAACTGAGAGCTGCTCTCCCAGGAGCATCCCTGAAGGTCTTTTTGTGCTTCCTGTGTCCATGAGACCCCACATTGATCAGCTGTGGAGTGGTGATGCACGTGtaaataaagctttattttttacaCTTTTACACTGA
- the FYB2 gene encoding FYN-binding protein 2 isoform X4 yields MDAEGVSDFRALRAKFQNDSNVTNKPVQPRKKPPPEAAPKPGSAGNAVPSPLPRSKRKEVILNPKNEDASLPSALTQSNPLVWPRAKLGYMKPAGHNEEHKGNISEKGLSSPKSGPGKHLPSCCTDQQGSAETAPESPSFPNSFHHALRIWENTLSHSEKANAMLPTQRASNLYVHPHLEQRATHAPAEASSSRIRPSGSKPVLDLLAQKKKDALLSSGQALPQAPGRHRTSDEADAETAVATAFCQQGYRASGEQPQRQKESKPQFCQPRAGKRSHSPGSEWPRIKPLPSAESLGPAPGKPARPPEFDLSAFRSAGPLAHRGNETTADEEDYLIPESAQLEEQQNYEEAPMYLNQSGDTTTLCVIEVPKAEPQEHKKQKAFLFAKSSPGRATIEDEKEGKASFEREEQEAKKIFKTGGNEYVSPTNRTKEDGGSGMKALQVKEDVTSTQTAKHPIPQGLAKDRAELLRYVYVGAPEPGIERTALDQNTWQSLQAPEDIYDDVEEMQDRLSHGSDASCPFTSASVSGNSYEETYEDVEIGSDNPAKVETKKQKRFGNLFKIEKLKLKNTRFKENLKLFSISVPNLGAVSQEDMVYDDVEVGQREPREKDDKYKPWMPKFLMAKEDKDQRKSSGDAERNIFKVKKSSAEKSKKMGKEEKSFRETFMYDKEINVISTATAECSVSSQRRVDLPVTAGEQLEVIDVTEGNAVICRNSEGRYGYVLVEHLNFRYC; encoded by the exons ATGGATGCG GAAGGTGTGAGTGATTTCAGAGCCCTCCGAGCAAAATTTCAGAACGACTCCAATGTGACCAACAAGCCGGTGCAGCCACGCAAGAAGCCTCCCCCAGAGGCTGCACCCAAGCCAGGCTCTGCAGGGAACGCTGTGCCCAGCCCTCTTCCCCGGAGTAAGAGGAAAGAGGTAATACTAAACCCTAAGAATGAAGATGCCTCCCTACCCTCTGCACTCACCCAAAGCAACCCCTTGGTATGGCCTCGAGCCAAGCTGGGTTACATGAAGCCAGCAGGGCACAATGAAGAGCATAAAGGCAACATCTCAGAGAAAGGGCTGAGTTCTCCCAAGAGTGGTCCAGGGAAGCATCTGCCTTCCTGTTGCACTGACCAGCAAGGATCAGCCGAAACAGCTCCAGAGAGCCCTTCGTTCCCAAACTCTTTCCACCATGCCCTACGGATTTGGGAAAACACCTTATCCCACAGTGAGAAAGCTAATGCAATGCTCCCAACCCAACGGGCATCAAACTTGTATGTGCACCCTCACCTTGAGCAGCGGGCAACACATGCTCCTGCTGAGGCAAGCAGTAGTAGGATAAGACCTTCTGGAAGCAAGCCGGTGCTGGACTTGCTGGCCCAGAAGAAGAAGGATGCTCTGCTCAGCAGTGGGCAGGCTCTTCCCCAGGCTCCCGGGAGACACAGGACTTCTGATGAAGCAGATGCTGAGACTGCAGTGGCAACTGCATTCTGCCAGCAGGGTTATCGTGCATcaggagagcagcctcagcGTCAGAAAG AATCCAAGCCCCAGTTCTGCCAGCCCAGAGCAGGAAAACGGTCTCACAGCCCTGGGAGCGAGTGGCCAAGAATTAAACCTCTCCCTTCAGCTGAATCCCTTGGTCCTGCCCCTGGGAAGCCTGCAAGACCCCCAGAGTTTGACCTCAGTGCTTTCCGAAGCGCCGGGCCTTTGGCCCacagaggaaatgaaacaa ctGCTGATGAAGAGGATTACTTGATCCCTGAAAG TGCTCAActtgaagagcagcagaactATGAAGAAGCGCCAATGTACCTGAATCAGTCTGGGGACACCACAACCTTGTGTGTCATTGAAG TACCTAAGGCAGAACCTCAAGAACACAAG AAACAGAAGGCTTTTCTCTTTGCCAAATCCAG TCCTGGAAGAGCTACAATAGAGgatgaaaaagagggaaaagcaagttttgaaagagaggagcaggaagcaaagaaaattttCAAG ACAGGTGGAAATGAATATGTATCTCCCACTAACCGAACGAAGGAAGATGGTGGAAGTGGGATGAAGGCTCTGCAAGTGAAGGAGGATGTGACCAGTACCCAGACTGCAAAGCATCCTATCCCACAGGGGCTGGCAaaagacagagcagagctct TGCGTTACGTGTATGTTGGTGCTCCAGAGCCAGGGATAGAAAGAACAGCACTGGACCAAAACACTTGGCAGTCTCTGCAGGCACCAGAGGATATATATGATGATGTTGAAGAAATGCAAGATAGACT CAGCCATGGGTCGGATGCCTCATGTCCATTCACTTCAGCCAGCG TTTCAGGAAACAGCTATGAAGAAACATATGAAGATGTTGAGATTGGGAGTGATAATCCAGCAAAAGTGGA aacaaaaaaacaaaagagatttGGAAACTTGTTTAAGATAGAAAAGTTGAAGCTGAAGAATACCAGGTTCAAGGAAAACTTAAA GTTGTTTTCCATTTCGGTACCAAATTTAG GGGCTGTTTCCCAGGAGGACATGGTGTATGATGATGTCGAGGTGGGGCAGAGAGAGCCAAG aGAGAAGGATGACAAGTACAAACCCTGGATGCCAAAATTTCTGATGGCGAAAGAGGATAAGgaccaaaggaaaagcagcGGCGATGCGGAAAG AAATATCTTCAAAGTCAAGAAAAGCAGTGCGGAAAAAAGCAAGAagatgggaaaagaagagaagtCTTTTAGAGAAACATTTATG taTGATAAGGAGATCAATGTCATcagcacagccactgctgaGTGCTCAGTCTCCAGTCAGAGAAGAGTTGATCTCCCAGTCACAGCTGGAGAACAGCTAGAAGTTATAGATGTCACAGAGGGCAATGCAGTGATTTGCCGCAATTCAGAGGGCAGAT ACGGGTATGTTCTAGTGGAGCACTTGAACTTCAG ATACTGCTAA
- the FYB2 gene encoding FYN-binding protein 2 isoform X2, translating to MDAEGVSDFRALRAKFQNDSNVTNKPVQPRKKPPPEAAPKPGSAGNAVPSPLPRSKRKEVILNPKNEDASLPSALTQSNPLVWPRAKLGYMKPAGHNEEHKGNISEKGLSSPKSGPGKHLPSCCTDQQGSAETAPESPSFPNSFHHALRIWENTLSHSEKANAMLPTQRASNLYVHPHLEQRATHAPAEASSSRIRPSGSKPVLDLLAQKKKDALLSSGQALPQAPGRHRTSDEADAETAVATAFCQQGYRASGEQPQRQKESKPQFCQPRAGKRSHSPGSEWPRIKPLPSAESLGPAPGKPARPPEFDLSAFRSAGPLAHRGNETTADEEDYLIPESAQLEEQQNYEEAPMYLNQSGDTTTLCVIEVPKAEPQEHKKQKAFLFAKSSPGRATIEDEKEGKASFEREEQEAKKIFKTGGNEYVSPTNRTKEDGGSGMKALQVKEDVTSTQTAKHPIPQGLAKDRAELLRYVYVGAPEPGIERTALDQNTWQSLQAPEDIYDDVEEMQDRLHGSDASCPFTSASVSGNSYEETYEDVEIGSDNPAKVETKKQKRFGNLFKIEKLKLKNTRFKENLKLFSISVPNLGAVSQEDMVYDDVEVGQREPREKDDKYKPWMPKFLMAKEDKDQRKSSGDAERNIFKVKKSSAEKSKKMGKEEKSFRETFMYDKEINVISTATAECSVSSQRRVDLPVTAGEQLEVIDVTEGNAVICRNSEGRYGYVLVEHLNFRQILLTESCSPRSIPEGLFVLPVSMRPHIDQLWSGDARVNKALFFTLLH from the exons ATGGATGCG GAAGGTGTGAGTGATTTCAGAGCCCTCCGAGCAAAATTTCAGAACGACTCCAATGTGACCAACAAGCCGGTGCAGCCACGCAAGAAGCCTCCCCCAGAGGCTGCACCCAAGCCAGGCTCTGCAGGGAACGCTGTGCCCAGCCCTCTTCCCCGGAGTAAGAGGAAAGAGGTAATACTAAACCCTAAGAATGAAGATGCCTCCCTACCCTCTGCACTCACCCAAAGCAACCCCTTGGTATGGCCTCGAGCCAAGCTGGGTTACATGAAGCCAGCAGGGCACAATGAAGAGCATAAAGGCAACATCTCAGAGAAAGGGCTGAGTTCTCCCAAGAGTGGTCCAGGGAAGCATCTGCCTTCCTGTTGCACTGACCAGCAAGGATCAGCCGAAACAGCTCCAGAGAGCCCTTCGTTCCCAAACTCTTTCCACCATGCCCTACGGATTTGGGAAAACACCTTATCCCACAGTGAGAAAGCTAATGCAATGCTCCCAACCCAACGGGCATCAAACTTGTATGTGCACCCTCACCTTGAGCAGCGGGCAACACATGCTCCTGCTGAGGCAAGCAGTAGTAGGATAAGACCTTCTGGAAGCAAGCCGGTGCTGGACTTGCTGGCCCAGAAGAAGAAGGATGCTCTGCTCAGCAGTGGGCAGGCTCTTCCCCAGGCTCCCGGGAGACACAGGACTTCTGATGAAGCAGATGCTGAGACTGCAGTGGCAACTGCATTCTGCCAGCAGGGTTATCGTGCATcaggagagcagcctcagcGTCAGAAAG AATCCAAGCCCCAGTTCTGCCAGCCCAGAGCAGGAAAACGGTCTCACAGCCCTGGGAGCGAGTGGCCAAGAATTAAACCTCTCCCTTCAGCTGAATCCCTTGGTCCTGCCCCTGGGAAGCCTGCAAGACCCCCAGAGTTTGACCTCAGTGCTTTCCGAAGCGCCGGGCCTTTGGCCCacagaggaaatgaaacaa ctGCTGATGAAGAGGATTACTTGATCCCTGAAAG TGCTCAActtgaagagcagcagaactATGAAGAAGCGCCAATGTACCTGAATCAGTCTGGGGACACCACAACCTTGTGTGTCATTGAAG TACCTAAGGCAGAACCTCAAGAACACAAG AAACAGAAGGCTTTTCTCTTTGCCAAATCCAG TCCTGGAAGAGCTACAATAGAGgatgaaaaagagggaaaagcaagttttgaaagagaggagcaggaagcaaagaaaattttCAAG ACAGGTGGAAATGAATATGTATCTCCCACTAACCGAACGAAGGAAGATGGTGGAAGTGGGATGAAGGCTCTGCAAGTGAAGGAGGATGTGACCAGTACCCAGACTGCAAAGCATCCTATCCCACAGGGGCTGGCAaaagacagagcagagctct TGCGTTACGTGTATGTTGGTGCTCCAGAGCCAGGGATAGAAAGAACAGCACTGGACCAAAACACTTGGCAGTCTCTGCAGGCACCAGAGGATATATATGATGATGTTGAAGAAATGCAAGATAGACT CCATGGGTCGGATGCCTCATGTCCATTCACTTCAGCCAGCG TTTCAGGAAACAGCTATGAAGAAACATATGAAGATGTTGAGATTGGGAGTGATAATCCAGCAAAAGTGGA aacaaaaaaacaaaagagatttGGAAACTTGTTTAAGATAGAAAAGTTGAAGCTGAAGAATACCAGGTTCAAGGAAAACTTAAA GTTGTTTTCCATTTCGGTACCAAATTTAG GGGCTGTTTCCCAGGAGGACATGGTGTATGATGATGTCGAGGTGGGGCAGAGAGAGCCAAG aGAGAAGGATGACAAGTACAAACCCTGGATGCCAAAATTTCTGATGGCGAAAGAGGATAAGgaccaaaggaaaagcagcGGCGATGCGGAAAG AAATATCTTCAAAGTCAAGAAAAGCAGTGCGGAAAAAAGCAAGAagatgggaaaagaagagaagtCTTTTAGAGAAACATTTATG taTGATAAGGAGATCAATGTCATcagcacagccactgctgaGTGCTCAGTCTCCAGTCAGAGAAGAGTTGATCTCCCAGTCACAGCTGGAGAACAGCTAGAAGTTATAGATGTCACAGAGGGCAATGCAGTGATTTGCCGCAATTCAGAGGGCAGAT ACGGGTATGTTCTAGTGGAGCACTTGAACTTCAG acAGATACTGCTAACTGAGAGCTGCTCTCCCAGGAGCATCCCTGAAGGTCTTTTTGTGCTTCCTGTGTCCATGAGACCCCACATTGATCAGCTGTGGAGTGGTGATGCACGTGtaaataaagctttattttttacaCTTTTACACTGA